One Manduca sexta isolate Smith_Timp_Sample1 chromosome 26, JHU_Msex_v1.0, whole genome shotgun sequence genomic region harbors:
- the LOC115449327 gene encoding uncharacterized protein LOC115449327 produces the protein MRNVEIKAVIKDYSNICLKAEELSGSPATIIKQDDTFYRVNEGRLKMRFYADHSATLIRYERDDKNGPKLSNYELLHFSVDESEKAKLLDEMLKNCMGETGRVQKTRKLYMVDQTRIHIDTVEGLGNYMELETVLRPEQTVEEGQAIARDLQNKLGVKDEHLIHCAYIDLLIEKS, from the exons ATGCGTAACGTAGAAATCAAAGCTGTGATAAAAGATTATTCCAACATTTGCTTGAAAGCGGAAGAACTTAGCGGCAGCCCTGCTACTATAATTAAACAAGATGACACGTTTTATCGGGTAAACGAGGGCCGTCTCAAGATGAGATTCTATGCAGACCACTCAGCTACTTTGATTCGGTATGAGAGAGACGACAAGAACGGTCCGAAGTTGAGTAACTATGAGCTGTTACACTTCTCTGTTGACGAGAGTGAAAAAGCAAAACTTCTTGATGAAATGCTTAAAAACTGCATGGGAGAGACAGGACGTGTGCAGAAGACACG aaagcTGTACATGGTGGATCAGACTCGCATCCACATAGACACAGTGGAGGGTCTTGGCAACTATATGGAATTAGAAACAGTGCTACGTCCAGAACAGACTGTGGAGGAAGGTCAAGCTATAGCAAGAGATTTGCAAAACAAGCTTGGAGTTAAAGATGAACATCTTATTCATTGTGCTTATATTGATTTACTGATTGAAAAgtcataa